One Fundulus heteroclitus isolate FHET01 chromosome 11, MU-UCD_Fhet_4.1, whole genome shotgun sequence DNA segment encodes these proteins:
- the ugt5d1 gene encoding UDP-glucuronosyltransferase 2C1 → MGVMPLHRGSGILVVFSLFLISFAPHCYAGNILVYPMDGSYWINMKILLEELHARGHNISVIRAATSWYIPEKSPLYTSITIEMAKDVKDFFNDFIQEQLRVHREGSSLLTFFKLTKKFMSFVYFGHTLWCDAVSSIFENPRLLKDLIDAQYDLVLTDPGIGPGVVLAKYLKLPLVLNVRWITSGEGHFVLAPSPLSYVPVIPGPGLTDKMDFIQRIRNIFFYTIILFQQNFVLGPIYDAMCDKYIEGGCDIVSLLQDADIWLFRSDFVFEFPRPTMPNIVYIGGFQCKPAQPLPADLEEFVQSAGEHGVIIMTLGTLVNSLPEEAVDSIASVFAEMPQKIIWKHRGKRPSTLGNNTLIVDWMPQKDLLGHPQTKVFVAHGGTNGVQEAIYYGVPVLGIPLFFDQYDNLLRLQERGAAKIIQLADVNGQTFERGLKEVLYKDSYRQNMQRLSRLHKDQPVAPMDQAVFWVEYVMRHKGAPHLRTQAYKMPWYSYYCLDVLVFLMTSVSVLLFSVFAIFKCLFCKEKNRKFKQN, encoded by the exons ATGG GAGTCATGCCTTTGCACCGTGGGAGTGGAATACTGGTAGTTTTCAGCCTGTTTCTGATTTCCTTTGCACCACACtgttatgcagggaatattttgGTTTATCCCATGGATGGCAGCTACTGGATCAATATGAAGATCCTGCTAGAAGAACTTCATGCCAGGGGTCACAACATCAGTGTGATCAGGGCTGCCACAAGCTGGTACATCCCAGAAAAATCCCCCCTCTACACCTCCATTACCATTGAAATGGCTAAAGATGTAAAGGACTTCTTTAATGACTTCATACAAGAACAATTGAGG gtACACCGAGAAGGATCTTCACTGTTAACTTTCTTCAAGCTCACTAAGAAGTTtatgtcttttgtttattttggccatACCCTGTGGTGTGATGCCGTCTCAAGCATCTTTGAAAATCCAAGGTTGCTAAAAGATTTGATAGATGCGCAGTATGATCTGGTTCTTACTGATCCTGGAATAGGACCAGGCGTTGTGTTAGCTAAGTATCTTAAACTGCCATTAGTCCTCAACGTTCGGTGGATTACAAGTGGAGAAGGCCACTTTGTGTTGGCTCCTTCACCTCTTTCTTATGTCCCAGTGATCCCAGGACCTGGCTTAACAGACAAAATGGATTTCATCCAGAGaatcagaaatatatttttttatactatCATATTGTTCCAGCAAAATTTTGTGTTGGGACCCATATATGATGCTATGTGTGACAAATATATTGAGGGTGGATGTGACATTGTCTCACTCCTTCAAGATGCAGATATTTGGCTCTTCAGGTCAGATTTTGTGTTTGAATTCCCTCGGCCAACAATGCCAAACATTGTCTACATTGGAGGGTTCCAGTGCAAGCCTGCACAGCCTCTGCCAGCGGACCTGGAGGAGTTTGTTCAAAGTGCTGGAGAGCATGGAGTCATCATTATGACTCTGGGAACTTTGGTTAACTCTTTACCTGAAGAGGCTGTGGATTCAATTGCTAGTGTCTTTGCTGAGATGCCCCAAAAG ATAATCTGGAAGCACAGAGGGAAGCGTCCTTCTACTCTGGGAAACAACACTCTAATAGTGGACTGGATGCCACAGAAGGACCTTCTTGGCCACCCACAAACAAAAGTCTTTGTAGCTCACGGAGGGACAAATGGAGTCCAGGAAGCCATTTACTATGGAGTACCTGTGCTTGGCATACCCTTGTTCTTTGACCAGTATGACAACCTTCTACGTTTGCAGGAaagaggagctgcaaagatcatTCAGCTAGCTGATGTTAATGGCCAAACTTTTGAAAGAGGTCTTAAGGAAGTGCTCTATAAAGACAGCTACAGGCAGAACATGCAAAGACTGTCCCGTTTACACAAAGATCAGCCAGTAGCACCCATGGATCAAGCTGTTTTCTGGGTAGAGTATGTGATGCGCCACAAAGGGGCCCCTCACCTGCGTACACAGGCTTACAAGATGCCTTGGTACTCATACTATTGCTTAGATGTACTAGTTTTTTTGATGACTTCTGTAAGTGTGCTCCTCTTCTCTGTATTTGCAATTTTTAAATGtctattctgcaaagaaaaaaacagaaaatttaaacaaaactga
- the LOC118564552 gene encoding UDP-glucuronosyltransferase 2C1-like has translation MSLNRFGGIIIFSLHLILFTSHCDGGNILVFPVDGSHWINMKILLEELHARGHNISVIRASTSWYIPEKSPLYTTITIEMDEGQENFFDIYLQEHMRAQREGASLMTYLKLTKNSLSMITKAHLVWCDATAKIFQNQNLVKSLKDSQYDLVLADPAMGSGPLLAKYLKLPLVLNVRWITSGEGHFVLAPSPLSYIPVPGSGLTDKMNFIQRLKNLFFYSIILFQEFLVGPIYADMCDKYIEGGCDIISLLQDADIWLFRSDFVFEFPRPTMPNIVYIGGFQCKPAQPLPADLEEFVQSAGEHGVIIMTLGTLVNALPKEVADEIASVFAKMPQKVIWRHRGDRPSTLGNNTLIVDWMPQKDLLGHPQIKVFVAHGGTNGVQEAIYYGVPVLGIPLFFDQYDNLLRLQERGAAKIIQLHEVSGHTFEGGLKEVLYKDSYRQNMQRLSHLHRDQPVPPMDQATFWVEYVMRHKGAPHLRTQAYKMPWYSYHSLDVLVFLMTVAMVFLLSVFAITRFLCCTRKKSKTKQS, from the exons ATGTCTCTAAAtcgttttgggggtataattaTATTCTCATTACACCTGATTCTATTCACATCCCATTGCGATGGGGGAAACATACTAGTCTTCCCTGTGGATGGCAGCCACTGGATTAATATGAAGATCCTGCTAGAAGAACTTCATGCCAGGGGACACAACATCAGTGTGATCAGGGCCTCCACAAGCTGGTACATCCCAGAAAAATCCCCCCTCTACACAACCATCACGATTGAAATGGACGAAGGTCAAGAAAACTTTTTTGACATATACCTACAGGAGCATATGAGG GCACAACGAGAAGGCGCTTCACTGATGACTTACTTGAAGCTCACTAAGAATTCCCTTTCCATGATTACCAAAGCCCATTTGGTGTGGTGTGATGCTACAGCTAagatttttcagaatcagaatttggttaaaagcttaaaagatTCCCAATATGATTTGGTTCTTGCTGATCCAGCCATGGGTTCAGGGCCTTTGTTAGCTAAATATCTTAAACTGCCTTTAGTCCTTAATGTCCGCTGGATAACTAGTGGAGAAGGTCACTTTGTGTTGGCTCCTTCACCCCTTTCCTACATCCCAGTACCTGGATCTGGCTTAACAGACAAAATGAATTTCATCCAAAGGCTGAAAAACCTGTTTTTCTATAGCATCATATTGTTCCAGGAGTTTCTCGTGGGACCTATCTATGCTGATATGTGTGATAAATATATAGAGGGTGGATGTGACATTATCTCACTGCTTCAAGATGCAGACATCTGGCTCTTCAGGTCAGATTTTGTCTTTGAATTCCCTCGGCCAACAATGCCAAACATTGTCTACATTGGAGGGTTCCAGTGCAAGCCTGCACAGCCTCTGCCAGCGGACCTGGAGGAGTTTGTTCAGAGTGCAGGAGAACATGGGGTCATCATTATGACTCTGGGAACTTTGGTAAACGCATTACCCAAAGAGGTTGCAGATGAAATTGCCAGTGTTTTTGCCAAGATGCCCCAAAAG GTGATCTGGAGGCACAGGGGAGACCGTCCCTCTACTCTGGGCAACAACACTCTAATAGTGGACTGGATGCCACAGAAGGATCTTCTTGGCCACCCACAGATCAAAGTCTTTGTAGCTCACGGAGGAACAAATGGAGTCCAGGAAGCCATTTACTATGGAGTACCTGTGCTTGGCATACCCTTGTTCTTTGACCAGTATGACAACCTTCTACGTTTGCAGGAaagaggagctgcaaagattaTTCAGCTTCATGAAGTTAGTGGCCACACCTTTGAAGGAGGTCTTAAGGAAGTGCTCTATAAAGACAGCTACAGGCAGAACATGCAAAGACTGTCCCATTTACACAGAGATCAGCCAGTGCCACCCATGGATCAGGCCACTTTCTGGGTAGAGTATGTGATGCGCCACAAAGGGGCCCCTCACCTACGTACACAGGCTTACAAGATGCCTTGGTACTCATACCATTCCTTGGACGTACTAGTTTTTTTGATGACTGTTGCAATGGTCTTCCTCTTGTCTGTTTTTGCTATTACAAGATTTCTATGCTGCACAAGGAAGAAATCCAAAACCAAACAAAGTTAA
- the LOC118564551 gene encoding UDP-glucuronosyltransferase 2C1-like — MPLNRFGGIIIFSLHLILCTSHCDGGNILVFPVDGSHWINMKILLEELHARGHNISVIRASTSWYIPEKSPLYTTITIEMDEGLENFFDIYLQEHMRAQREGASLMTFLKLTKDFLSMITKAHLMWCEATSMIFQNQNLVKSLKDSQYDLVLADPAMGPGPVLAKYLKLPLVLNVRWITSGEGHFVLAPSPLSYIPVPGSGLTDKMDFIQRLKNLFFYSIIFFQEKFLVGPIYADMCVKHFEGGCDIVSLLQDADIWLFRSDFVFEFPRPTMPNVVYIGGFQCKPAQPLPADLEEFVQSAGEHGVIIMTLGTLVNALPKEVADEIASVFAKMPQKVIWRHRGDRPSTLGNNTLIVDWMPQKDLLGHPQTKVFVAHGGTNGVQEAIYYGVPVLGIPLFFDQYDNLLRLLERGAAKIIQLADVNGQEFEKTIKELLYKDSYRQNMQTLSRLHRDQPMPPMDQATFWVEYVMRHKGAPHLRTQAYKMPWYSYHSLDVLVFLMTAAMVFLLSVFAITRFLCCTRKKSKTKQS; from the exons ATGCCTCTAAAtcgttttgggggtataattaTATTCTCATTACACCTGATTCTATGCACATCCCATTGCGATGGGGGAAACATACTAGTCTTCCCGGTGGATGGCAGCCACTGGATTAATATGAAGATCCTGCTAGAAGAACTTCATGCCAGGGGACACAACATCAGTGTGATCAGGGCCTCCACAAGCTGGTACATCCCAGAAAAATCCCCCCTCTACACAACCATCACGATTGAAATGGACGAAGGTCTAGAGAATTTTTTTGACATATACCTACAGGAGCATATGAGG GCACAACGAGAAGGAGCTTCACTGATGACTTTCTTGAAGCTCACTAAGGATTTCCTTTCCATGATTACCAAAGCCCATTTGATGTGGTGTGAAGCTACATCTATGATTTTTCAGAATCAAAATTTGGTCAAAAGCTTGAAAGATTCCCAATATGATTTGGTTCTTGCTGATCCAGCCATGGGTCCAGGGCCTGTGTTAGCTAAATATCTTAAACTGCCTTTAGTCCTTAATGTCCGCTGGATAACTAGTGGAGAAGGTCACTTTGTGTTGGCTCCTTCACCCCTTTCCTACATCCCAGTACCTGGATCTGGCTTAACAGACAAAATGGATTTCATCCAAAGGCTGAAAAACCTGTTTTTCTATAGCATCATATTCTTCCAGGAGAAGTTTCTCGTGGGACCTATCTATGCTGATATGTGTGTTAAACATTTTGAGGGTGGGTGTGACATTGTCTCACTGCTTCAAGATGCAGACATTTGGCTCTTCAGGTCAGATTTTGTCTTTGAATTCCCTCGGCCAACAATGCCAAATGTTGTCTACATTGGAGGGTTCCAGTGCAAGCCTGCACAGCCTCTGCCAGCAGACCTGGAGGAGTTTGTTCAGAGTGCAGGGGAGCATGGGGTCATCATTATGACTCTGGGAACTTTGGTTAACGCATTACCCAAAGAGGTTGCAGATGAAATTGCCAGTGTTTTTGCCAAGATGCCCCAAAAG GTGATCTGGAGGCACAGGGGAGACCGTCCCTCTACTCTGGGCAACAACACTCTAATAGTGGACTGGATGCCACAGAAGGACCTACTTGGCCACCCACAAACAAAAGTCTTTGTAGCTCACGGAGGAACAAATGGAGTCCAGGAAGCCATTTACTATGGAGTACCTGTGCTTGGCATACCCTTGTTCTTTGACCAGTATGACAACCTTCTACGTTTGCTGGAaagaggagctgcaaagatcatTCAACTAGCTGATGTTAATGGTCAAGAATTTGAGAAAACTATTAAAGAACTGCTCTACAAAGACAGCTACAGGCAGAACATGCAAACACTGTCACGTTTACACAGAGATCAGCCAATGCCACCCATGGATCAGGCCACTTTCTGGGTAGAGTATGTGATGCGCCACAAAGGGGCCCCTCACCTACGTACACAGGCTTACAAGATGCCTTGGTACTCATACCATTCCTTGGACGTACTAGTTTTTTTGATGACTGCTGCAATGGTCTTCCTCTTGTCTGTTTTTGCTATTACAAGATTTCTATGCTGCACAAGGAAGAAATCCAAAACCAAACAAAGTTAA